The Saprospiraceae bacterium genome includes a window with the following:
- a CDS encoding exo-alpha-sialidase produces the protein MFYSILLSTILFFNCASGDRQEEITTKEVKPYNFKDQVIISDNQGETWNSMDGYLPKDLKIMSLSSDQNNLFIGTEKAEIYKINMSSSANAEQENLMTALINQKPIDENWVSDMFSCSSGLYSHVYGIGLLRKQNNAGYWQPVTTPEGVHGISKIVEDSKGNLFMATQFGVYSSDDKGKSWDRKFQYGFANNILIHNNALMVIGINGIHMSDDEGKSWSPIKSLQDKIGMQSNDDNSVQMFKEGNTLYVFKRMSSTPSFMSTEPGNMLVYSDDNGKTWANHPAESVLKNKQGIQSVFIHKNKLYYDTKNSLMRSDDNGLTWKNILNITDKEPNMSFRYIISGDRLILAKTNFGC, from the coding sequence ATGTTTTACAGTATTTTATTATCAACTATCTTGTTTTTCAATTGTGCATCCGGTGATCGTCAGGAAGAAATCACCACAAAAGAAGTCAAACCTTATAATTTTAAAGATCAGGTCATAATATCGGATAATCAGGGAGAGACCTGGAATTCAATGGATGGTTACCTTCCCAAGGACTTGAAAATTATGTCTCTGAGCAGCGATCAAAACAACCTGTTTATTGGAACAGAAAAAGCAGAAATCTATAAAATAAATATGTCGTCATCTGCAAATGCAGAGCAAGAAAATCTAATGACTGCCCTGATCAATCAAAAACCAATAGATGAAAACTGGGTCTCTGATATGTTTTCTTGCTCCTCAGGATTGTATAGTCACGTTTATGGTATTGGTTTACTCAGAAAACAAAACAATGCAGGTTACTGGCAACCTGTCACTACCCCTGAAGGTGTACACGGCATAAGTAAAATTGTAGAAGATTCTAAGGGAAATCTTTTTATGGCAACTCAATTTGGCGTGTACAGCTCGGACGATAAGGGCAAAAGCTGGGACAGAAAATTTCAATACGGATTTGCAAACAATATCCTGATACACAATAATGCCTTAATGGTCATCGGGATAAACGGCATTCATATGTCTGATGATGAAGGGAAATCATGGTCACCCATAAAATCACTACAGGACAAAATAGGTATGCAAAGCAATGATGACAATTCCGTACAAATGTTTAAAGAAGGGAATACACTTTATGTCTTTAAAAGAATGTCTTCCACTCCATCTTTTATGTCAACTGAACCTGGAAATATGCTGGTTTACTCAGATGACAACGGAAAAACCTGGGCAAATCACCCGGCAGAGAGTGTTCTAAAAAACAAACAAGGAATCCAATCAGTATTTATTCATAAAAACAAATTATACTACGATACTAAAAACAGCCTGATGCGATCTGATGACAATGGTCTTACCTGGAAAAATATCTTAAATATCACCGATAAAGAACCTAATATGTCTTTCAGGTATATTATTTCGGGCGATAGGTTGATTTTGGCAAAAACCAATTTTGGCTGTTAA
- a CDS encoding response regulator transcription factor: MSTKIHLGFYLLFLLSNTLVGSSEKKELQVVLRQIGHRVLHSSGDSTSRVLPVESKNENTYVISFDKPIYVSSDSLYNIVEHELGRIGIGDFITELKGCNTENVVLSFLYSQSLDSITPCGGRNIPKGCYTVEITMLKKENRLWLAWLFPLILIPLLYIYYRKTKKHSSETLSKLLAVGTYRFDIKNRELLHIAHKESLTEKEAKLLSILLAGINEIQNRDYLMTEIWTDSGIMDVPKNLDVLVSKLRKKLSLDENIKITNVHGVGYKLEIN; encoded by the coding sequence ATGTCTACTAAAATACATTTAGGTTTTTATCTTTTGTTTCTGCTTTCCAATACATTGGTTGGAAGTTCTGAAAAAAAAGAACTGCAAGTAGTCCTACGTCAGATAGGTCACAGAGTATTACATTCGAGTGGTGATTCCACTTCGAGAGTTTTGCCTGTAGAATCAAAAAATGAAAATACATATGTGATTTCTTTTGACAAACCCATTTACGTCTCTTCAGATTCGTTGTACAATATTGTAGAACATGAATTGGGAAGAATAGGTATCGGCGATTTCATAACCGAATTAAAAGGGTGTAATACTGAAAATGTGGTCCTATCATTTCTGTACAGCCAATCTTTAGATAGTATTACACCTTGTGGTGGAAGAAACATTCCGAAAGGGTGCTATACTGTTGAGATTACAATGCTCAAAAAAGAAAATCGGCTTTGGCTGGCATGGTTATTTCCTTTGATTTTGATACCACTGTTGTACATTTATTACCGAAAAACAAAAAAACATTCTTCGGAGACACTCTCCAAATTATTGGCAGTCGGCACATATAGGTTTGATATAAAGAACAGAGAGCTTTTGCACATTGCACATAAAGAATCACTGACAGAAAAAGAAGCTAAACTCTTGTCCATTTTGTTGGCGGGCATCAATGAGATTCAAAACAGGGATTATCTTATGACTGAGATTTGGACTGATAGCGGGATTATGGATGTGCCCAAAAACCTGGATGTGTTAGTATCCAAACTAAGAAAAAAACTGAGTCTGGATGAAAATATCAAAATCACCAATGTGCATGGAGTGGGGTACAAATTGGAAATCAATTGA
- a CDS encoding ABC transporter ATP-binding protein: MNILETNNINKFFHDPVEFQVLKNISFSVKKGEFLSMIGKSGSGKSTLLYILSTMDTEYEGNLRIDGEQITGLSLDDLATLRNNKIGFVFQFHYLLQEFTCLKNIMIPALKLGKYSTKEIEERAYQKLEILGLKDQALKPASKLSGGQQQRVAIARALINDPHIIMCDEPTGNLDSKNSAIVFDTFRELTRSFGQTIISVTHDEEFARNSDRVIEMRDGEILS; this comes from the coding sequence ATGAATATTCTCGAAACAAATAATATCAATAAATTTTTCCACGATCCTGTAGAATTTCAGGTCTTGAAAAACATTTCCTTTAGTGTCAAAAAAGGAGAGTTTCTCAGCATGATAGGCAAGTCTGGCAGTGGTAAGTCCACACTATTATACATCTTATCTACGATGGATACGGAGTATGAAGGAAATCTCAGAATCGATGGCGAACAAATTACTGGTTTGAGCCTTGATGACCTTGCTACATTGCGTAATAATAAAATCGGCTTCGTTTTTCAGTTTCATTACCTACTTCAAGAATTTACGTGTCTTAAAAACATCATGATTCCAGCTTTGAAATTAGGGAAATATTCAACAAAAGAAATAGAAGAACGCGCCTACCAGAAACTTGAAATCCTTGGGCTCAAAGATCAGGCACTAAAGCCGGCCAGCAAACTTTCTGGTGGTCAGCAACAAAGGGTGGCGATAGCCCGGGCACTTATCAACGATCCACACATCATCATGTGCGATGAACCTACCGGCAATCTGGATAGCAAAAATTCAGCCATAGTTTTTGATACTTTTAGGGAACTAACAAGAAGCTTCGGCCAGACGATCATTTCTGTCACACACGATGAAGAATTCGCCAGAAATAGTGACAGGGTTATTGAGATGAGGGATGGGGAGATATTGTCATAA
- a CDS encoding ABC transporter permease produces MNINTDIASTYLFTNKKLTAVAVMGVVLGMSIYIFMNSMMVGFDRVSNESIFKNTPHIRVYKDEPVSKPLVKDLDNKKSIIINPKIVPSSNAIINPEDVISLIRQDENVTFITPQVASTIFYNTGRSQIPGQAFGVIPEQADLMFNIKATVVEGSFDKMYGNTSNIAIGSGVAEKLSLTVGDNISISSSRGVQKSFTVVAIFKTNNSIIDKSKCYIHLSAARQLLKENSSYTTDINVNAIDPENADVIASDLTQLTGYKSESWKQANETLMAAFRMRRIVIGFVSTTLLIVAGFGIYNILNMTVTQKINDIAILKAMGFKGADVVRIFLTQALSIGLMGVLGGMGMAVVMVTLLKKVYVGGDIGYFPIDYEPLKFAQGVIVGMIITFFAGYLPARKAAQVDPVSIFRK; encoded by the coding sequence ATGAATATCAACACAGACATAGCTTCCACCTATCTTTTTACCAATAAAAAATTGACTGCCGTTGCTGTCATGGGAGTTGTATTAGGCATGTCTATTTACATTTTTATGAATAGTATGATGGTGGGATTTGATCGTGTGTCCAATGAATCAATTTTTAAAAATACACCTCATATCAGAGTGTACAAAGACGAACCTGTCAGCAAACCTCTTGTAAAAGATCTTGACAATAAAAAATCTATCATCATTAATCCCAAAATTGTTCCATCAAGTAATGCCATCATTAATCCTGAAGATGTGATCAGTCTGATTCGCCAGGATGAAAATGTCACTTTTATTACTCCTCAAGTGGCAAGCACTATTTTTTACAATACTGGCAGGTCTCAGATTCCAGGGCAAGCTTTTGGAGTGATTCCAGAGCAGGCAGACCTTATGTTCAATATTAAGGCAACTGTTGTAGAAGGCAGTTTTGACAAAATGTATGGAAATACATCCAATATTGCTATAGGAAGTGGTGTGGCAGAAAAACTAAGTTTGACTGTGGGTGATAATATCAGCATTTCTTCATCTCGGGGAGTACAAAAGAGTTTTACGGTGGTCGCCATTTTTAAAACCAATAATAGTATCATTGATAAATCAAAATGCTATATCCACCTCAGTGCAGCACGGCAATTGCTAAAAGAAAACAGTAGTTATACTACAGACATCAATGTCAATGCAATCGATCCTGAGAATGCTGATGTTATCGCTTCTGACTTAACTCAACTCACAGGGTATAAATCCGAAAGTTGGAAACAAGCCAATGAAACTTTAATGGCGGCATTCAGAATGAGGCGCATAGTCATAGGGTTTGTATCAACTACACTATTGATAGTGGCAGGTTTTGGCATTTACAATATACTTAACATGACCGTAACCCAAAAAATCAATGACATTGCCATCCTAAAAGCCATGGGTTTCAAGGGGGCAGATGTCGTTCGAATATTTCTTACCCAGGCACTTTCCATTGGTTTGATGGGGGTCTTAGGAGGTATGGGTATGGCTGTTGTTATGGTTACACTACTTAAGAAAGTGTATGTGGGAGGAGATATTGGTTACTTTCCGATTGATTATGAACCTTTAAAATTTGCACAAGGAGTCATAGTAGGCATGATCATCACATTCTTTGCAGGATACCTTCCGGCCAGAAAAGCCGCACAGGTAGATCCGGTATCCATATTTAGAAAGTAA
- a CDS encoding HlyD family efflux transporter periplasmic adaptor subunit, translated as MLYKLKISFLLVAITVLACKNKETQEIKPIIQDIQEWVFAPGQIEWDDMYNLTAQTDGILLDANYDVGTVIKKGSIFARIDNQSSLINTGTSKEQLVIADENLSDKSPAIQQLKQNISFAEAKYQQDKLQAERYERLYKNESIAKVEYENVKLAAENSLSNLNALRKQLDVILQQSRQQKITTKGQLKNNQVIQSYNQIKVLADGTVIKKLKSTGDFVRRGEVIAVVANPSKVEIVLTIDESSINRVKTGQPAIIRLNSEKDKTYKGMVNEILPAFDVNSQSFVCKIILEEALTSEKNIFGTPLEGNILVGEKKQALLIPRKYMGYGNKVLLKDRDTTIVIKTGIISTDYVEVLSGITANDILIPHKP; from the coding sequence ATGTTATATAAATTAAAAATTTCATTTTTACTGGTAGCTATCACTGTTTTAGCATGTAAAAATAAAGAAACTCAAGAAATCAAACCAATCATTCAGGATATTCAGGAATGGGTATTCGCACCGGGACAAATCGAATGGGACGATATGTATAATCTTACTGCACAAACAGACGGAATTCTTCTCGATGCCAATTATGATGTTGGAACTGTAATAAAAAAGGGTAGCATCTTCGCCAGAATAGATAATCAGTCCAGCCTGATCAATACCGGAACGTCCAAAGAGCAATTGGTCATAGCAGACGAAAATCTTAGTGATAAGTCTCCTGCTATCCAGCAACTCAAACAAAACATAAGCTTTGCAGAAGCTAAATATCAGCAGGATAAGTTGCAAGCAGAGCGGTATGAACGCCTTTATAAAAATGAAAGCATTGCCAAAGTGGAGTATGAAAATGTAAAATTGGCTGCGGAAAATTCTTTATCAAATCTCAATGCGCTCAGAAAACAACTCGATGTCATCCTGCAACAATCAAGACAGCAGAAGATCACGACAAAAGGCCAGCTGAAAAACAATCAGGTTATACAATCATACAATCAAATCAAAGTCTTGGCAGACGGGACAGTCATCAAAAAACTGAAATCAACCGGAGATTTTGTACGTCGCGGCGAAGTCATAGCCGTCGTAGCAAATCCGTCAAAGGTGGAAATCGTGCTAACCATAGATGAAAGCAGCATCAACAGAGTAAAAACAGGACAACCAGCCATCATCAGGCTCAATTCAGAAAAGGACAAAACCTACAAGGGTATGGTCAACGAAATTCTGCCTGCTTTCGACGTCAACAGTCAGTCTTTTGTCTGTAAAATCATTCTGGAAGAAGCGCTGACTTCTGAAAAAAATATCTTTGGGACACCATTAGAAGGCAACATCCTGGTGGGTGAAAAGAAACAAGCATTGCTCATACCGAGAAAATACATGGGATATGGCAATAAGGTCCTTTTAAAAGATCGTGACACAACAATTGTCATCAAAACAGGTATCATTTCTACGGATTATGTAGAAGTTCTCAGCGGAATCACAGCCAATGACATTCTCATTCCTCATAAACCTTAA
- a CDS encoding TolC family protein: MIKFLRNAILAAIIICGLGRQAEAQEKKTYTSLAEVWNDVRQYNLTFKSAQIQTELANLAYKTSVGNVINPRMPVTLNLNDNTRLQSNFIPAEIFGGPSGSFREVTFGQQYNALFSVQPQFDLVNMSSIAQIKSAKINKELTASQNLLNELQIYENLNVTYHNILSLKGQKDILIKNIAIAEQIKNIVTNRYQEGIARKQDVNEAEVNMINLLDKMEQLEYNIRIQEKILALFFENNTFPEISENLDVYALENISSVSAGNAKSRNVALQSQMLRQDIKTLQYQYYPILSFTSSFNWQNLSNDFFFATNSSGISYNFIGLKLGWDFPTVTRLSNIKNKQYQLQTLELNETHVQKETETKAEQLTIEYQKAQSQYKNFKAILDLESDTYQKNLNQYQENILGLDRLLISQNDKLNSQINVVQSLANIAFAKHKIIIHNLY, from the coding sequence ATGATAAAATTTTTGCGCAATGCCATTCTTGCTGCAATAATCATTTGTGGTTTGGGCAGACAAGCGGAAGCACAAGAAAAAAAGACTTATACTTCACTTGCAGAAGTCTGGAATGATGTCAGACAATATAACCTGACTTTCAAAAGTGCACAGATACAGACGGAACTAGCTAATTTGGCTTATAAAACTTCTGTCGGAAATGTCATCAATCCTCGTATGCCCGTGACACTCAATCTCAATGACAATACCAGGCTTCAGAGCAACTTCATACCTGCGGAGATTTTTGGAGGACCATCTGGAAGTTTTCGTGAAGTGACATTCGGTCAGCAGTACAATGCTTTGTTTTCGGTACAGCCACAATTTGACCTGGTGAATATGTCATCCATTGCACAGATCAAATCTGCAAAAATCAACAAGGAACTCACAGCTTCACAAAATCTGCTCAATGAACTGCAAATTTACGAAAACCTGAATGTCACCTATCACAACATATTGTCCTTAAAGGGTCAAAAAGACATTCTAATCAAAAATATTGCCATTGCAGAGCAAATCAAAAACATCGTTACCAACAGATATCAGGAAGGAATTGCCAGAAAACAAGACGTCAATGAAGCAGAGGTCAATATGATAAATTTGTTGGACAAGATGGAACAATTAGAATACAATATACGGATACAGGAAAAAATATTGGCTCTATTCTTTGAAAATAATACATTTCCTGAAATCAGTGAAAATCTTGATGTCTATGCATTGGAAAATATTTCTTCTGTCAGTGCCGGCAATGCAAAATCTAGAAATGTAGCTTTACAATCGCAAATGCTCAGACAGGATATCAAAACCTTGCAATATCAATATTACCCTATATTGTCATTCACATCGTCATTCAATTGGCAGAACCTGAGCAATGACTTTTTCTTTGCCACCAACTCATCGGGGATCAGCTACAATTTTATCGGACTGAAGCTTGGATGGGACTTTCCTACAGTCACCCGCCTTTCCAATATTAAAAACAAACAATATCAGCTCCAAACGCTTGAGCTAAATGAAACCCATGTGCAAAAAGAAACCGAAACGAAAGCGGAGCAATTGACCATAGAATATCAAAAAGCGCAAAGTCAGTACAAAAACTTTAAAGCCATTTTGGACCTGGAGTCAGACACCTATCAAAAAAACCTGAATCAATACCAGGAGAATATCCTAGGTTTGGATAGGTTGCTCATCTCTCAAAATGATAAGCTCAACAGTCAGATAAACGTGGTACAATCACTGGCCAATATCGCCTTTGCAAAACATAAAATCATCATCCATAACCTTTACTAA
- a CDS encoding TetR/AcrR family transcriptional regulator: MDITSRQYEIIQASGKILVDKGVSGLTVKALATEMGFVESALYRHFKSKEDILILMIQYLQKNIKDRIEPIANGEENPVQKIKMIFDSQFRFLNENRHFVIAMLSEGLLDESDGIKNEAIKIFLYKMPIIYRLLTEGIAQQLINPIISTDAMLHFLIGGFRTLIFKWKMTGFHLDVEKEGNQMVEDFFTLITQKL; this comes from the coding sequence ATGGATATCACAAGCAGACAATATGAAATCATACAGGCAAGTGGAAAGATCCTTGTAGATAAAGGCGTTTCTGGATTAACTGTTAAGGCTTTGGCAACAGAGATGGGTTTTGTCGAAAGTGCACTCTACAGGCACTTCAAAAGCAAAGAAGATATCCTCATCCTGATGATACAATACCTGCAAAAGAATATTAAGGATAGGATAGAGCCCATTGCCAATGGTGAAGAAAATCCGGTTCAAAAAATCAAAATGATATTTGATAGCCAGTTCAGATTTCTAAATGAAAACAGGCATTTTGTTATAGCTATGTTGTCAGAGGGTTTACTTGACGAAAGTGATGGCATAAAAAATGAAGCGATAAAGATCTTTTTGTATAAAATGCCTATAATATATCGCTTGCTCACTGAAGGGATTGCACAACAGCTCATCAACCCGATCATATCCACGGATGCCATGCTTCATTTTTTGATAGGAGGATTCAGGACGCTCATTTTTAAATGGAAGATGACAGGATTTCACCTTGATGTGGAGAAAGAAGGCAACCAAATGGTGGAAGATTTTTTTACATTGATCACACAAAAACTTTAA
- a CDS encoding DUF2961 domain-containing protein: MIKLPFCFIFLLGFMGFAAQTQPIYQSPSAGTNSRWVSPENPTGEKGKGGLTNKGAKGNAFYIIAPGETKAIFDIKGSGIINRMWLSGTIGTNAEQRRAVRMDMYWDGSKKPAVSAPVGDFFGISHGLIAKYDNELFSSPEARSFNFTIPMPYRKSALITMTNESNSEVWLWYDINFLEMDKLPEDAMYFHAYWNRNLKTTPGVDYVILPEVNGIGRFLGTNIGVIGDTMYKGTWFGEGEVKIFLDGDAKNPSLVGTGTEDYIGSGWGQGEYACRYFGSLISNKDHDIYAFYRFHIPDPVYFHNNCKVTIQQMGNANITEIRKMMDKGADLIPVWFIGNDSTRTYQGRLLGEHSGRKISDKDFPMTGVNFYRSDDVSATAYFYLNKPENNLLELPPLELRLKYLKEKVWDKVK; the protein is encoded by the coding sequence ATGATCAAGCTCCCATTTTGTTTTATTTTTCTGCTGGGATTCATGGGTTTTGCGGCACAAACACAACCCATCTATCAGTCCCCTTCTGCAGGTACCAACTCTCGGTGGGTAAGTCCTGAAAATCCTACCGGCGAGAAAGGAAAAGGCGGACTAACCAACAAGGGCGCAAAAGGAAATGCATTTTACATTATTGCTCCCGGTGAAACCAAAGCAATATTTGACATAAAAGGTTCAGGCATTATTAACCGCATGTGGTTAAGTGGCACCATAGGTACTAATGCAGAACAACGTCGCGCAGTAAGGATGGATATGTACTGGGATGGATCGAAAAAGCCTGCTGTTTCGGCGCCGGTTGGTGATTTCTTTGGTATCAGTCATGGCTTGATAGCGAAGTATGACAACGAATTGTTTTCAAGCCCCGAAGCCCGTTCGTTCAATTTTACAATTCCCATGCCATACCGCAAATCAGCATTGATTACCATGACCAACGAATCTAATTCTGAAGTCTGGCTTTGGTACGATATCAATTTCCTGGAAATGGATAAACTGCCGGAAGATGCCATGTATTTTCATGCATACTGGAACAGGAATCTTAAAACCACTCCCGGCGTAGATTATGTAATTCTGCCTGAAGTAAATGGAATTGGCAGATTTCTTGGGACCAATATCGGTGTGATTGGAGACACTATGTACAAAGGAACCTGGTTTGGCGAAGGCGAAGTGAAAATTTTTCTGGATGGAGATGCTAAAAACCCTTCACTCGTTGGTACCGGAACAGAAGATTATATTGGCAGCGGGTGGGGACAGGGCGAATATGCCTGCAGGTATTTCGGCTCGCTGATATCAAATAAGGATCATGATATTTATGCTTTTTACCGATTTCATATACCCGATCCTGTATATTTTCATAACAATTGTAAGGTAACTATCCAACAAATGGGTAACGCTAACATTACCGAAATTCGCAAAATGATGGATAAGGGCGCAGATTTAATTCCGGTATGGTTTATCGGAAATGACAGCACCCGAACGTACCAGGGAAGATTGCTCGGTGAACATTCAGGGAGAAAGATCAGTGATAAAGATTTTCCGATGACAGGTGTTAACTTCTACCGAAGTGATGATGTTTCTGCAACAGCCTATTTTTATCTCAACAAACCTGAAAACAACCTGCTGGAATTGCCTCCACTCGAACTCAGGCTCAAATACCTGAAAGAAAAAGTATGGGATAAAGTTAAGTAG
- a CDS encoding DUF808 domain-containing protein produces MASGIFAILDDIAVLMDDVVMMSKLATKKTAGILGDDLAVNAEKATGFVSSRELPVLWAITKGSFINKLIILPVVFLLSYFLPVLIKYILVLGGFYLAYEGVHKIIDTLFHKKNAERDEGPEYEVEITEDEKDKIKSAITTDFILSVEIVIIAMGTVLDKSLSIQIMTVSFVALVATVGVYGLVGMIVRMDDFGLMLISKSGGKKALISIGNGFIRLLPLIIRFLSVVGTIALILVAGGIFMHNIELLHHLMPTTWPSIISEFLLGIAGGIAAYFVITGMMAIYKKVKKT; encoded by the coding sequence ATGGCATCCGGAATCTTTGCAATATTGGACGATATCGCTGTCTTGATGGATGATGTGGTGATGATGAGCAAGCTGGCTACAAAAAAGACTGCCGGTATTCTCGGCGACGATTTGGCTGTCAATGCTGAAAAGGCCACCGGTTTTGTCTCTTCCAGAGAATTGCCAGTATTATGGGCGATCACCAAAGGGTCATTTATCAATAAACTGATCATCCTGCCTGTAGTCTTTCTGTTGAGCTACTTTCTTCCGGTCTTGATCAAATACATCCTTGTTTTAGGTGGATTCTATCTGGCGTATGAAGGCGTTCACAAGATCATTGATACGCTTTTTCATAAAAAAAATGCTGAAAGAGATGAAGGACCTGAATATGAAGTGGAAATCACAGAAGATGAAAAAGATAAAATTAAGTCAGCCATCACGACGGATTTTATTTTATCTGTAGAAATCGTGATCATAGCCATGGGAACGGTTTTGGATAAAAGCTTGTCGATTCAGATCATGACAGTCAGTTTTGTGGCCCTTGTAGCCACTGTTGGGGTGTATGGTTTAGTTGGTATGATCGTCCGGATGGATGATTTTGGACTCATGCTCATCAGCAAATCCGGAGGAAAAAAAGCTTTGATTTCGATTGGAAATGGTTTTATTCGGTTACTTCCTTTGATTATAAGATTTTTGAGCGTGGTAGGTACCATAGCATTGATATTGGTGGCAGGTGGTATTTTTATGCATAATATAGAGTTACTACATCACTTGATGCCGACGACATGGCCATCCATTATTTCTGAATTTTTGTTAGGCATTGCCGGAGGTATTGCGGCATATTTTGTTATAACAGGGATGATGGCTATCTACAAAAAAGTTAAGAAAACTTAG
- a CDS encoding IS66 family transposase, producing MQRTTKSLRQKSGKKTGGQTGHEGTTLEFHSEPEVIDHIDQTCPVCGTIYIDVPTLKERRQVLDIPPIAIQTYEHRVYERRCSCGACCVSSFPDHVKSPISYGRNIETLCGYFSARQYVSVSRIREMFADVFNLNISEGTIVNKIKSLAQRCMPQYEEIQKEVQQSSCVGTDETGGKVNGKLRWLWAWQTRLVTFIVVSSNRGFETIEKYFGEGFVNTILVHDCWKAHFIIGAKGRQICLSHILRELQYFIEKRNKWAYELTKLIWKALALKKIMLTNAEANYETQINQIEKTLNHILNKEIHSKDKKLHTLQKRLNKHQQYLLTFLKVMEVPPDNNFSEQAIRNVKVKLKVSGQFRSDQGASYYAVLRSVIDTAIKRNLNVLQVLANA from the coding sequence ATACAAAGAACAACAAAAAGTCTCAGACAAAAAAGTGGCAAGAAAACAGGAGGCCAAACTGGTCACGAAGGAACTACATTAGAATTTCACTCTGAACCCGAGGTAATTGATCACATTGACCAGACGTGTCCAGTATGCGGAACAATTTATATCGATGTTCCAACATTGAAAGAAAGGCGACAAGTCTTAGACATACCGCCCATTGCCATACAAACATATGAGCATAGGGTGTACGAAAGACGTTGTAGTTGTGGAGCTTGTTGTGTCAGTTCTTTTCCTGACCATGTAAAGAGTCCGATAAGTTATGGTCGAAACATTGAGACATTATGTGGATACTTTTCAGCCAGACAGTATGTGAGCGTATCCAGAATACGAGAGATGTTTGCAGACGTATTCAATCTAAACATCAGCGAAGGAACAATTGTCAATAAAATAAAGTCTTTGGCACAAAGATGTATGCCACAGTATGAAGAAATACAAAAAGAGGTACAACAAAGTAGCTGTGTGGGAACAGATGAAACAGGAGGCAAGGTAAACGGTAAGTTGCGATGGTTGTGGGCATGGCAAACAAGATTAGTCACCTTTATAGTAGTTTCATCAAATAGAGGCTTTGAAACTATTGAGAAGTACTTTGGCGAAGGATTTGTTAATACTATATTGGTCCATGATTGCTGGAAGGCACACTTCATCATAGGGGCAAAAGGACGTCAGATATGCCTAAGCCATATACTTAGAGAATTACAATACTTTATTGAAAAGAGAAATAAATGGGCTTACGAGTTGACTAAATTAATATGGAAAGCCTTGGCTCTAAAAAAAATAATGCTTACAAATGCTGAAGCCAACTATGAAACACAAATCAACCAAATTGAAAAAACACTAAACCACATACTGAATAAAGAGATACATTCCAAAGATAAAAAACTACATACTTTACAAAAAAGACTAAACAAACACCAACAATATCTACTTACTTTTCTAAAAGTAATGGAAGTACCACCAGACAACAACTTTAGCGAACAAGCCATCAGAAACGTAAAGGTAAAACTCAAGGTTAGCGGTCAGTTTAGGTCAGACCAAGGTGCTTCATATTATGCAGTCCTAAGATCAGTTATTGATACTGCTATAAAAAGAAATCTAAACGTTCTCCAAGTATTAGCTAATGCTTAA